A DNA window from Candidatus Sulfidibacterium hydrothermale contains the following coding sequences:
- the rho gene encoding transcription termination factor Rho produces the protein MYDIITLNNKLVGELRQIAKELGIPRTEKLVKRDLIYKILDQQALIPVKESSSDKEKPHVKRTYRRKKQESSSASAATETEKTNPEEAKSPEENKEQTETAQAENKPKRRRGRPRKNQKKEEAAAEKNETKSENKTGKPAEEKNQAPSLFDTPKADNQENTQKTAEKQPEETTKESSETTENTAQSSASRPKSHLEQYEARVKRRKRITRNTSDNNNPDNKEQKQEQKQEDKRNGEKSTSDVSSEPKQQAESKEKPAEKETPKEEPKYNLEGIINSEGVLEIMPDGYGFLRSSDYNYLNSPDDIYVSQSQIKLFGLKTGDTVLGTIRPPKEGEKYFPLIKVITINGRTPEEIRDRIPFDFLTPLFPQKKFKLTGHPKETISTRIMDMFCPIGKGQRGLIVSQPKTGKTVLLKEVANAIAYNHPEVYLIILLIDERPEEVTDMARSVNAEVIASTFDEPAEKHVKIANLVLEKAKRMTESGHDVVILLDSITRLARAYNTVSPASGKVLSGGVEANALQKPKRFFGAARQIEDGGSLTILATALIDTGSKMDEVIFEEFKGTGNMELQLDRKLSNKRIFPAIDIVASSTRREDLLLDKEVLQRVWILRNHLSDMNPVEAMEFLKERMKFTKTNEEFLLSMNG, from the coding sequence ATGTACGATATTATAACGCTGAACAACAAGCTGGTAGGCGAGCTACGACAGATTGCCAAAGAGTTGGGTATTCCCCGAACCGAAAAACTGGTCAAGCGCGATTTGATTTATAAAATTTTAGACCAACAGGCTTTAATTCCTGTGAAAGAGTCTTCTTCGGATAAAGAAAAGCCCCATGTAAAACGGACTTACCGGCGAAAGAAACAAGAATCATCTTCTGCCTCTGCAGCAACCGAAACTGAAAAAACAAATCCGGAAGAAGCAAAAAGTCCGGAAGAAAATAAAGAACAGACCGAAACAGCACAAGCAGAAAACAAACCCAAACGCCGTCGCGGACGTCCGCGTAAAAATCAGAAGAAGGAAGAAGCCGCTGCAGAAAAAAACGAAACCAAAAGCGAAAACAAAACGGGAAAACCGGCAGAAGAAAAAAACCAAGCTCCTTCTCTTTTCGACACTCCAAAAGCTGATAACCAAGAAAATACCCAAAAAACTGCCGAAAAACAGCCGGAAGAAACAACAAAAGAATCATCAGAAACAACAGAGAACACGGCTCAGTCCTCAGCTTCGCGTCCGAAATCTCATCTTGAACAATATGAAGCCCGTGTAAAACGCAGAAAACGGATTACACGAAATACTTCAGATAATAACAATCCGGACAACAAAGAGCAAAAACAAGAACAAAAGCAAGAAGACAAAAGAAACGGGGAAAAGAGCACTTCTGATGTTTCATCAGAGCCCAAACAACAAGCAGAAAGCAAAGAGAAACCGGCCGAGAAAGAAACACCCAAAGAAGAACCCAAATACAATCTGGAAGGCATAATCAACTCGGAAGGCGTTTTGGAAATTATGCCTGACGGATACGGTTTTCTGCGTTCTTCGGATTACAACTACCTTAACTCACCGGACGATATTTATGTATCCCAGTCGCAAATCAAACTTTTTGGTCTGAAAACAGGAGACACGGTTCTGGGAACCATTCGTCCACCTAAAGAAGGAGAAAAATATTTTCCGTTAATCAAAGTCATTACCATTAACGGCAGAACACCGGAAGAAATCCGCGACCGGATTCCTTTCGACTTTTTAACGCCGTTATTCCCACAAAAGAAATTTAAACTTACCGGTCATCCTAAAGAAACCATTTCCACTCGAATCATGGACATGTTTTGTCCGATTGGAAAAGGACAACGCGGGCTTATCGTTTCACAACCCAAAACCGGAAAAACAGTTCTTCTGAAAGAAGTAGCCAATGCCATTGCTTACAATCACCCGGAAGTTTATCTGATCATTTTATTGATTGACGAACGTCCGGAAGAGGTTACCGACATGGCCAGAAGTGTAAATGCCGAAGTGATTGCTTCTACTTTTGATGAACCGGCAGAGAAACACGTAAAGATTGCCAACCTGGTACTGGAAAAAGCCAAACGGATGACCGAAAGCGGCCATGACGTGGTTATTCTGCTTGACTCCATCACCCGGCTTGCCCGTGCATACAACACGGTTTCACCGGCTTCGGGAAAAGTGCTTTCCGGTGGTGTGGAAGCCAATGCGCTACAGAAACCGAAACGCTTTTTTGGTGCTGCACGGCAAATTGAAGACGGTGGTTCATTGACCATTCTGGCCACTGCCCTTATCGATACCGGTTCAAAAATGGACGAAGTGATCTTCGAAGAATTTAAAGGTACCGGTAATATGGAGCTTCAGCTGGACAGAAAACTTTCCAACAAACGGATTTTCCCGGCCATCGACATTGTTGCATCCAGTACCCGCCGCGAAGACTTACTGCTTGACAAAGAAGTACTTCAACGGGTTTGGATCCTCCGGAACCATTTGTCGGATATGAATCCGGTAGAGGCCATGGAGTTTCTGAAAGAAAGAATGAAGTTTACCAAAACGAACGAAGAATTTTTGTTGTCCATGAACGGATAG
- a CDS encoding UDP-N-acetylmuramate--L-alanine ligase translates to MNIHFIAIGGSAMHNLAIALKINGHTITGSDDEIFEPSKSRLKQYGLLPEKEGWHPEKIQPSLDAVILGMHARADNPELLRAKALGVKIYSYPEFLYAHAKNKKRVVIGGSHGKTTITAMVMHVLKHLGKDFDYLVGSRLPDFEVMVRLSNDAPLMIFEGDEYLSSPIDRRPKFHWYHPHVALLSGIAWDHINVFPTFDNYLEQFAIFIRLIEPDGVLIYYAGDEWLTRLVKSERKDLRKIPYTSVPYEVENGVTFLKIGKKRIPLKIFGKHNLSNLHGAWLVCRELGIADSDFLEAISHFKGASKRLELVAENGKGRLYSDFAHAPSKLKATLEAVKMQFPQQQVVACFELHTFSSLNQDFLAQYAHAMDSADQAFVFYSPHALQMKKLPVLSKEAVKKAFARDDLQVFDDKDELVSCLVENTQPDNIFLMMSSGTFDGLNMKALADKLLKRKTD, encoded by the coding sequence ATGAACATACACTTTATCGCTATTGGCGGCAGCGCCATGCATAATCTGGCCATTGCTTTAAAAATAAACGGACATACCATTACCGGTTCGGATGACGAAATTTTTGAACCGTCAAAAAGCCGGCTAAAACAATATGGTTTGCTGCCTGAAAAGGAGGGATGGCATCCGGAAAAGATACAACCCAGCCTGGATGCGGTAATTTTGGGGATGCATGCCCGTGCGGATAATCCGGAATTACTGCGGGCAAAAGCGCTGGGAGTGAAAATTTATTCTTATCCCGAGTTTTTGTATGCCCATGCAAAAAATAAAAAAAGGGTAGTTATCGGCGGAAGTCATGGAAAAACCACCATTACCGCTATGGTGATGCATGTGCTAAAGCATCTCGGTAAGGATTTCGATTACCTTGTGGGCTCCCGGCTGCCTGATTTTGAAGTGATGGTGCGGTTGAGTAATGATGCGCCGCTGATGATTTTTGAAGGGGATGAATACCTGAGCTCGCCCATTGACCGGCGTCCTAAATTTCATTGGTATCATCCGCATGTGGCTTTGCTTAGCGGAATCGCCTGGGACCATATCAACGTTTTTCCCACTTTTGACAATTATCTTGAGCAGTTTGCCATTTTTATCCGGCTGATTGAGCCGGACGGCGTGTTGATTTATTATGCCGGAGATGAATGGTTAACCCGCCTGGTAAAGTCTGAACGAAAAGACCTGAGAAAAATTCCTTACACTTCAGTGCCTTATGAGGTGGAGAACGGCGTCACTTTTTTGAAAATAGGAAAGAAACGCATTCCGTTAAAAATCTTTGGAAAGCATAATCTGTCGAATCTCCACGGAGCCTGGCTGGTGTGCCGGGAACTGGGCATTGCGGATAGTGATTTTCTGGAAGCGATAAGCCATTTTAAAGGAGCATCCAAACGGTTGGAGCTGGTGGCAGAAAACGGGAAAGGGCGTTTGTACAGTGATTTTGCCCATGCACCGTCCAAGCTGAAAGCTACACTGGAAGCCGTAAAGATGCAATTTCCCCAACAGCAGGTGGTGGCCTGTTTTGAGCTCCACACTTTTAGCAGCCTGAATCAGGATTTTCTGGCTCAGTATGCTCATGCCATGGATTCGGCCGACCAGGCTTTTGTTTTTTACAGTCCGCATGCCCTGCAGATGAAAAAATTGCCGGTTTTGAGCAAAGAGGCCGTGAAAAAAGCTTTTGCCCGTGATGATTTGCAGGTTTTTGATGACAAAGATGAATTGGTTTCCTGTTTGGTAGAGAATACCCAACCCGATAACATTTTTTTAATGATGAGTTCAGGAACTTTTGACGGCTTGAATATGAAAGCTTTGGCAGATAAATTGCTCAAAAGAAAAACCGACTGA
- the lpxB gene encoding lipid-A-disaccharide synthase produces the protein MKYYLIAGEASGDLHGAFLMKAILRNDPQAQFRFWGGDKMKAVGGTLVKHYRDLAFMGIVEVVMNLRTIRKNFSFCKKELLSYQPDVVILIDYPGFNLRMARFAHENGLKVVFYISPTIWAWKQSRIKIIKKYVDRMMVILPFEKEFYARLGYQADFVGHPLLDELKEEKQVPKEVFLRENHLSEKPVVAVLPGSREQEIKKILPVMMAAAKEFPEYQFVAAGVKSVSPAVYSDFNIPVVFDQTHALLRASVAAMVASGTATLETALLNVPQVVGYKLNILTYFIGKMLVHLRFISLVNLIMDKEVVQELIQFDFTAQNLAKALHDLLENESRRKEILAQYAQMREKLGSEGASERAAAVVAEVLQQ, from the coding sequence ATGAAATATTATCTCATTGCCGGTGAAGCTTCGGGAGATTTGCACGGAGCTTTTTTGATGAAAGCCATTCTCCGGAATGACCCGCAGGCTCAGTTCCGGTTTTGGGGAGGCGACAAAATGAAAGCGGTAGGCGGGACGCTGGTCAAACATTACCGTGACCTGGCTTTTATGGGAATTGTGGAAGTGGTCATGAACCTGCGAACCATCCGGAAAAACTTCTCTTTTTGTAAAAAAGAACTGCTTTCCTATCAGCCTGATGTGGTAATTTTAATTGACTATCCGGGATTCAACCTGCGTATGGCCCGGTTTGCCCACGAAAACGGATTGAAAGTGGTGTTTTACATCTCGCCTACCATCTGGGCATGGAAACAATCACGCATCAAGATCATTAAAAAATATGTGGATCGTATGATGGTGATTCTTCCTTTTGAAAAGGAATTTTATGCCCGGTTGGGTTATCAGGCTGATTTTGTGGGCCATCCTTTGCTGGATGAGCTGAAAGAGGAAAAGCAGGTGCCAAAAGAAGTGTTTTTGCGCGAAAATCATTTATCGGAGAAACCGGTGGTTGCTGTTTTGCCGGGTAGCCGCGAACAGGAGATAAAAAAAATATTGCCCGTGATGATGGCGGCTGCAAAAGAATTTCCGGAATATCAGTTTGTAGCGGCAGGGGTCAAATCAGTTTCTCCTGCTGTTTATTCTGATTTCAATATTCCGGTGGTTTTTGACCAGACACATGCCCTGTTAAGGGCTTCTGTGGCTGCCATGGTGGCCTCGGGAACAGCCACGTTGGAAACGGCTTTGCTGAATGTTCCGCAGGTGGTGGGATATAAGCTCAATATACTGACTTATTTTATCGGCAAAATGTTGGTACATCTTCGTTTTATTTCACTGGTGAACCTGATTATGGATAAAGAAGTGGTACAGGAGCTGATTCAGTTTGATTTTACAGCACAAAACCTGGCGAAAGCACTTCATGATCTGTTGGAAAATGAGTCGCGGAGAAAAGAGATACTGGCTCAATATGCACAAATGAGAGAAAAACTGGGGTCGGAAGGTGCCTCAGAAAGAGCCGCCGCCGTTGTTGCAGAAGTATTGCAACAGTAA
- a CDS encoding sulfite exporter TauE/SafE family protein translates to MFLEIIVFLIVSIILSSVGIGGGIFYVPIFLFLGYDFESASTLSLFLITITGFSAFLRFRKAKMVDWQLALVLETFTDIGAFAGGAMSSRFHPHFLQLLLGVLLLLAAYFTVKPKKESQGTFVRKTGFGWWNRHFNGYDYSISLPLVVPATFTLGYLAGLLGIAGGVFKIPMMILWFGIPAKIAVATSALMVSFTGLLGFGGHVMHTTPDWKLALILGVVVFIGGQIGSRISLKLPEKKVKWVLSVILGIIAVYMIVKPFV, encoded by the coding sequence ATGTTTCTGGAAATCATTGTCTTTTTAATTGTCAGCATTATCCTGAGTTCGGTGGGAATTGGCGGTGGTATTTTTTATGTACCGATTTTTCTGTTTCTTGGATATGATTTTGAGAGTGCCTCCACGCTAAGCCTTTTTTTGATTACCATTACCGGTTTTTCTGCTTTTTTGCGGTTCAGGAAGGCCAAAATGGTGGACTGGCAATTGGCTTTGGTTTTGGAAACTTTTACGGATATCGGTGCTTTTGCCGGCGGCGCGATGTCATCACGGTTTCATCCCCACTTTCTGCAATTATTGCTCGGAGTCCTTTTGTTACTGGCCGCTTATTTTACGGTGAAACCCAAAAAAGAGTCACAGGGTACCTTTGTCAGAAAAACCGGTTTCGGATGGTGGAACCGCCATTTTAATGGCTACGATTATTCCATTTCGCTTCCGTTGGTCGTGCCGGCTACTTTTACGCTGGGTTATCTGGCCGGGTTGTTGGGAATTGCCGGTGGCGTTTTTAAGATCCCGATGATGATTTTGTGGTTTGGTATTCCGGCAAAGATTGCCGTAGCCACCTCGGCATTGATGGTTAGTTTTACGGGCCTGTTGGGGTTTGGCGGTCATGTGATGCATACGACTCCTGACTGGAAACTGGCTCTTATCCTGGGAGTTGTGGTGTTCATTGGCGGGCAAATCGGCTCGCGGATCTCGCTAAAACTTCCTGAGAAAAAGGTAAAATGGGTGCTCTCTGTTATTTTGGGTATTATCGCCGTTTATATGATAGTTAAACCTTTTGTTTAA
- the surE gene encoding 5'/3'-nucleotidase SurE: protein MQKKPLILITNDDSIHAKGLRKLIELMRDFGDVVVISSEQVMSGMSHAVTIKTPLMPRLIHEEKGFKEYLTNGTPVDNIKLGKHALLNQKPDLIVSGINHGSNAAINIVYSGTMAAAMEGAIDGIPSIGFSVDDYDHEADFSHVDPFVNTITRKVLDEGLPEGVCLNVNIPKKSEEPVKGIKVVRQAKARWIEDFDARVDPFGRTYYWIGGTFVNGDPRPDTDEKALSENYVAVTPVQIDFTATQWLKQLKF, encoded by the coding sequence ATGCAGAAAAAACCACTGATACTGATTACGAATGACGACAGCATTCATGCAAAAGGATTGCGAAAACTGATTGAATTGATGCGCGACTTTGGGGATGTGGTGGTGATCTCATCAGAACAGGTCATGTCGGGGATGAGTCATGCTGTTACCATTAAAACCCCGCTGATGCCCCGGCTGATTCACGAAGAGAAAGGTTTTAAAGAATACCTGACCAACGGAACGCCGGTGGATAATATTAAACTGGGAAAACATGCGCTGTTGAACCAAAAACCGGATTTGATTGTTTCAGGAATCAATCACGGGTCTAATGCGGCCATAAACATTGTGTACTCCGGGACAATGGCCGCCGCGATGGAAGGAGCTATTGACGGGATTCCGTCCATTGGTTTCTCGGTAGATGATTACGATCATGAAGCTGATTTTAGCCATGTTGATCCTTTTGTGAATACCATTACCCGAAAAGTACTGGATGAAGGGCTTCCCGAAGGCGTATGCCTGAATGTGAATATTCCTAAGAAATCGGAAGAGCCTGTAAAAGGGATAAAAGTAGTGCGGCAGGCTAAAGCGCGGTGGATTGAAGATTTTGATGCCCGGGTCGATCCGTTTGGCCGCACGTATTACTGGATTGGCGGAACGTTTGTAAATGGTGATCCCCGGCCCGATACCGACGAAAAAGCCTTGTCGGAGAATTATGTGGCGGTTACACCGGTACAAATTGATTTTACAGCCACACAATGGCTAAAACAATTGAAATTTTAA
- the ftsH gene encoding ATP-dependent zinc metalloprotease FtsH has translation MKKNDKFSVYYWIGLFFMFLLIDSVFFAPGRSGTRIFTYDQFIQKVDSGKVERVLILPEKIIGEIRSSKEDTTHHLITNGPAAPWRLRLKSIEDQIKRQFIVNRLPNVSDQQLLNRLLKGKVIVQGKYESHALKNFFLDWILPFIFLFALWGFLYKRMGPGNPMLDLGKSKAKILAEKPENPVKFTDVAGVDEAVEEVKELVDFLKNPKKYTQLGGKLPKGVLLVGPPGTGKTLLAKAVAGEAGVPFFNLSGSDFVEMFVGVGAARVRDLFKEAKSNAPCIIFIDEIDAIGKSRASNAAYGGGYDERENTLNQLLVEMDGFDAGIGVIIMGATNRPEVLDAALLRPGRFDRQVLVDKPDLKGRAAIFKVHTKNLTLDENVDIQRLAAQTPGFAGAEIANVCNEAAILAVRKKHDKIMMSDFEEAIERVIAGLEKKNKIINEKERKIVAYHESGHAIVGYFTEGADEIQKVSIVPRGIGALGYTLQMPLEDRYLMSKTELLGKIKGLLGGRAAEEIVFGDISTGASNDLEKVAQLAKNMITVYGMSEKLPNISLVSQSGSGFLGNPNGLERRSEYMERIIDEEVHKIISECYEDAKRILKEKRDKLEKMAQVLLEKEVIEHGEIEEILGK, from the coding sequence ATGAAAAAGAATGACAAGTTTTCGGTATATTACTGGATCGGGTTATTTTTTATGTTCTTGCTCATCGACAGCGTCTTTTTTGCGCCGGGCAGAAGCGGAACACGAATTTTTACCTACGACCAGTTTATTCAAAAGGTGGACTCGGGAAAGGTGGAACGGGTATTGATCCTTCCTGAAAAGATCATCGGAGAAATCAGATCTTCCAAAGAAGACACCACCCATCATTTAATCACCAATGGTCCGGCAGCCCCGTGGCGACTGCGTTTAAAATCCATTGAAGATCAAATTAAACGCCAGTTTATCGTAAACCGGCTTCCGAATGTAAGTGACCAACAGCTTTTAAACCGGTTATTGAAAGGCAAAGTCATTGTCCAGGGCAAATATGAATCGCATGCTTTAAAGAACTTTTTCCTGGATTGGATTTTACCCTTTATCTTTCTGTTTGCCCTGTGGGGATTTTTATATAAAAGAATGGGGCCGGGCAATCCGATGCTGGACTTAGGAAAAAGCAAAGCCAAAATTTTGGCCGAAAAACCGGAGAATCCGGTAAAATTTACGGATGTGGCCGGTGTTGATGAAGCCGTTGAAGAAGTAAAAGAACTGGTAGATTTTCTGAAAAATCCGAAAAAATATACGCAACTGGGCGGAAAACTTCCCAAAGGTGTTTTGCTTGTAGGCCCTCCCGGAACCGGAAAAACCCTGCTTGCCAAAGCTGTTGCCGGCGAAGCCGGAGTTCCTTTCTTCAACCTGAGCGGGTCTGATTTTGTGGAAATGTTCGTGGGTGTAGGTGCCGCCCGTGTACGCGACCTTTTCAAAGAAGCCAAAAGCAATGCGCCCTGTATCATTTTTATCGATGAAATTGATGCCATCGGGAAAAGCCGTGCTTCCAATGCGGCATACGGCGGAGGCTACGATGAACGCGAAAACACCCTGAACCAACTGTTGGTAGAAATGGATGGTTTTGATGCCGGAATCGGTGTTATTATCATGGGAGCCACCAACCGTCCGGAAGTACTGGATGCCGCTTTATTGCGCCCGGGCCGGTTCGACCGTCAGGTATTGGTGGACAAACCGGATTTGAAAGGACGGGCTGCCATCTTTAAAGTCCACACCAAAAACCTGACACTGGATGAAAATGTGGATATTCAACGTTTGGCTGCACAAACTCCCGGTTTTGCCGGTGCAGAAATCGCCAATGTTTGTAATGAAGCTGCCATTCTTGCCGTCCGGAAAAAACATGATAAAATCATGATGTCCGATTTTGAAGAAGCCATTGAACGGGTAATTGCCGGGCTGGAAAAGAAAAACAAAATCATCAACGAAAAAGAACGGAAAATTGTGGCTTATCATGAGTCAGGACATGCCATTGTGGGATATTTTACCGAAGGAGCCGATGAAATACAAAAGGTTTCCATTGTTCCGCGTGGTATTGGCGCATTGGGTTACACCCTGCAAATGCCTTTGGAAGACCGTTATCTGATGTCAAAAACCGAATTATTGGGAAAAATCAAAGGTCTGCTGGGCGGACGGGCAGCCGAAGAAATTGTTTTCGGCGACATTTCTACCGGCGCCTCCAACGACCTGGAAAAAGTAGCCCAATTGGCTAAAAACATGATCACCGTTTACGGCATGAGTGAAAAACTACCCAACATCTCGCTGGTCAGCCAGTCGGGTTCCGGATTCCTTGGCAATCCTAACGGACTGGAAAGGCGTTCGGAATACATGGAACGTATTATCGACGAAGAAGTGCATAAAATCATTAGCGAATGCTACGAGGATGCCAAACGGATTCTCAAAGAAAAAAGAGATAAACTGGAAAAGATGGCTCAGGTACTTCTGGAAAAAGAAGTCATTGAGCACGGAGAAATTGAAGAAATCCTTGGGAAATAA
- a CDS encoding Maf family nucleotide pyrophosphatase, giving the protein MLIDKLKDYDVILASGSPRRRQLLSAMQIPFRVVKKEVDEIFPENLSPEEAAAFLCRLKSDAFHDFPWKKNTLVITADTVVAKGDKILGKPSGARQAVEMLRALSDNRHKVITGVCLRTENKISVFTVATAVWFAPLSDDEIDFYIHNFQPFDKAGAYGIQEWIGHVAIQKINGSYFNVMGLPTHELYRRLNEFIA; this is encoded by the coding sequence ATGTTGATTGACAAACTGAAAGACTACGATGTGATTCTGGCCTCCGGTTCTCCCCGGCGCCGGCAGCTGCTCTCGGCCATGCAAATCCCGTTTCGGGTGGTAAAAAAAGAAGTGGATGAGATTTTTCCGGAAAATCTTTCTCCGGAAGAAGCGGCAGCCTTTTTATGTCGGTTAAAAAGTGATGCCTTTCATGATTTTCCATGGAAGAAAAATACGTTGGTCATCACGGCAGATACGGTAGTAGCCAAGGGAGATAAAATATTGGGAAAACCGTCCGGTGCCCGCCAGGCGGTGGAAATGCTGCGTGCTTTGTCGGATAACCGGCATAAAGTAATTACCGGAGTGTGCCTGCGGACGGAAAATAAAATCTCGGTTTTTACTGTGGCTACAGCGGTGTGGTTTGCCCCGTTGTCAGATGATGAAATTGATTTTTATATCCATAATTTCCAGCCGTTTGACAAAGCCGGCGCCTATGGCATTCAGGAGTGGATAGGGCATGTGGCTATCCAAAAAATCAATGGTTCCTATTTCAATGTGATGGGACTCCCCACGCATGAATTATACCGCCGGCTTAATGAATTTATTGCATAA
- a CDS encoding geranylgeranylglycerol-phosphate geranylgeranyltransferase, whose translation MIRIFFKMIRWPNLLIVVLAILLMFFFIIRPGLALPPDTGLSAIELLLLIGAVLFIAMGGYVMNDLADVSSDMINKPGKNVFESTFSEKSGKLFYRVFMGVGVLMGTVLSFLTGEGSFSLIFLLTAGLLWFYAERYQCQPLMGNAVVAFLSALSFGLVWLFQVMALRLQHVYVDPLRLHIVNNLVLIYMGFAFWVSLLREIVKDMEDEKGDAQTGCRTFPVVYGLKRAKSVASFVNLVGLFTVFYVQWLFYQWHFVVLFLAFFVIDLFFGIVLLQLINAKTTKQLKKLSLWIKLLMLVGILSMALFYFE comes from the coding sequence ATGATACGTATATTTTTTAAGATGATACGCTGGCCCAATCTGCTGATTGTGGTGTTGGCCATATTGCTGATGTTTTTCTTTATCATCCGGCCGGGACTGGCTTTGCCGCCGGATACCGGTTTGTCTGCTATTGAATTGCTGTTGTTGATCGGAGCCGTACTTTTTATTGCCATGGGAGGATATGTGATGAACGATTTGGCCGATGTGTCATCAGATATGATCAATAAACCGGGTAAAAATGTGTTTGAAAGCACTTTTTCCGAAAAAAGCGGAAAGCTGTTTTATCGTGTTTTTATGGGAGTCGGAGTGCTGATGGGAACGGTACTTTCCTTTTTAACCGGTGAAGGGAGTTTTTCTTTGATCTTTTTGCTTACTGCCGGATTGCTATGGTTTTATGCCGAACGTTACCAGTGCCAGCCGTTAATGGGAAATGCGGTGGTGGCTTTTTTAAGTGCACTTTCTTTTGGATTGGTATGGCTTTTCCAGGTGATGGCTTTGCGGTTGCAGCACGTTTATGTGGACCCGCTGCGGCTTCATATTGTCAATAATCTGGTGTTAATCTATATGGGATTTGCTTTTTGGGTGAGCTTGCTTCGTGAAATCGTAAAAGACATGGAAGACGAAAAAGGAGATGCCCAAACCGGTTGTCGTACTTTTCCGGTGGTGTATGGTTTGAAAAGGGCAAAAAGTGTGGCTTCTTTTGTTAATCTGGTCGGACTTTTTACGGTATTTTATGTGCAGTGGCTTTTTTATCAATGGCATTTTGTGGTATTGTTCCTTGCTTTTTTTGTGATTGATCTGTTTTTTGGCATTGTACTGTTGCAATTGATTAATGCCAAAACCACGAAACAGCTGAAAAAGTTGTCGTTGTGGATTAAACTGCTTATGCTGGTTGGAATTTTATCTATGGCTTTGTTTTATTTTGAGTAA
- a CDS encoding KdsC family phosphatase, with the protein MSNYKALLQHVQTFIFDYDGVMTDGRVILQHEDPPLRTANVKDGYVLQLAVKLGYNVVVISGGFSKSMENRFDTLNIKDAFTGVRNKREVFEKYIREKNIDPQTVVYMGDDIPDIPVMKRVGIPVCPADAAEEVKAVSVYISDKKGGEGCVRDIIEQVMKVQGKWMTPEAFYW; encoded by the coding sequence ATGAGTAATTACAAAGCATTACTTCAGCATGTTCAGACCTTTATTTTTGATTACGACGGGGTAATGACCGATGGTCGTGTGATTTTACAGCACGAAGATCCGCCGTTGCGTACTGCTAATGTAAAAGATGGTTATGTATTGCAACTGGCAGTAAAACTGGGCTATAATGTGGTAGTCATCTCCGGAGGCTTTTCCAAATCGATGGAAAACCGGTTTGATACGCTGAATATCAAAGATGCTTTTACCGGAGTCAGAAACAAACGGGAAGTTTTCGAAAAATATATCCGGGAAAAAAATATCGATCCGCAAACCGTGGTATACATGGGCGATGACATCCCGGATATTCCGGTAATGAAAAGAGTGGGTATTCCGGTTTGTCCGGCCGATGCAGCCGAAGAAGTAAAAGCCGTATCGGTATATATCTCTGACAAAAAAGGAGGTGAAGGTTGTGTGCGCGATATCATCGAACAGGTGATGAAAGTACAGGGGAAATGGATGACTCCCGAAGCTTTTTATTGGTAG